TTTGCTGCTGCATACATAAATTGTTtgattcaatttatttaattttctaattttctatTAGGATTTCTTGTTCAAAAAGTTGCCTAATAATTATCGACAAAGACAATTTAGTAAATGTCATAGTTTAAAGGTAAAGCGATTTCCTCATTTTTCTGTTGTAAATAGTTCCATCAATAATAGAGACCAAGCAGTAAATCCAATTTTGTCCGAATCAGTTGTAGATAAAGAACAGCTATTACAAGATGTTGTAGTAagattttttctgtgtttattaatttttgtataaaaatgatTTCTAATTCTAATATCAGAAATTATAGTCTAATTAGGTAAACTTAGatgcaaaaaatttagaaatattataattaatattaagtgTCAGCTcgttactttattttattaaatagctataaaataaagaatgtaTATAACTTTTTCTTTCACCTAGAAtgaatttaataagaaaaagccATCGCTTTCAACACTGTCTGTTCTTAACAGACATCTTTTTAATAACAAGACTTATAGTGTATTTCCAAAAAGAGTTACATATGCTCCTGGATTAATGCTGGAAAAAGCGATTCGTTTGTACCCTATTTTTAAAGACTCATCTCTTAAGATTCAAAAGATGTTGGTTTGGATTTCTCCTGATTCGCAAACCCATACTGAAAGTTTAATGCTGCTCCAGAAATCACTTATTTCTAAGAAGACAACTGATAAGTTGTTTATGAAAGTTGatgtaagttttatttgtttttttttatttggtattaAGCCagttctataaaatataaacttaacatTGATTCAAATCCATTTAATGtattaataatagtttgttttttttatggttgcattacttattttgtatttataatattttagtgtGATTCAATACATGAATACTTAAGAGTGCCAAGCTTGTATGGTCCACAAGTTATCTATAATAAAACGGAATATGGAGTAAGGAGTCATAGAGGTGTCGAGATGGATGTTCATCCCTTGATCAGTAGATGTGAAATGGTGGTTGTTTTGATGGCTGTTTATTATTTGCTAGATTTGACATATCCTTCTTGTTTTGGGCAGCTTCTGGGTTGTTTGCAAGATATTTGCGGCTTTGGACAATTGGCTTTACtatctaaaaaatgcatttttcttttgcaatctttttacAGCAATATGaagtatttttgaattaataaatgttaataagttaatttcttcaattattttgtaaataattttcacgATAAtgaaacataatttaaaataaatatattaggaAATTAAACtgcataaatttgttttactttttaatttaacttttataaacataaaaaatgctcaaggttagtttgtttgtttatttagcAGTTTCTGCTATTAACCATGCGTTTCAAAAAAcctactttaaaataaataattataatttgacATAACGTGTAACATAACGGATAAATACATGTTATATCAGGTTTCAAACATAACGGTAAAATACGCGTTATACAACGGGAGTTTTCCTCTCACATAACGGCTAATTGGCGTTATGTAACCGTTATGTTCAAGGCAATTTTGCTATGAAAAAACATAACGCTAAAACCGTTATGTTATTTTCATACATATTAAGTATTAAACATAACGGCAATTAACCATTATGTGCGAGGAAAACTcctgttatgttttttaaaaatataacggtttttttatttactgtgtATATGTTACTtgtaattgcatttttttttactttcaaagttatttaaaataataaggattaaaagtatattaaaataataaacaataacaaaaaaaaacaataatatgtATCAACCTAAATACAACACTCAAATTTGACAAACAATAGTCAAGCCATTTGACAAACAATGGTTAAGCCATTTGACAAACAATAGTCAAGCCATTTGACAAACAATAGCCAAGCCATTTGACAAACAATAGTCAAGCCATTTGACAAACAATAGTCAAGCCATTTGACAAACAATAGTCAAGCCATTTGACAAACAATAGTCAAGCCATTTGACAAACAAtggttacattttttaaagtaactcagATAATTTAGTTGATGGTCTCAATCTATGCATATTTCTACTTACCCAACTTATTTCTGCTTACAATACTTATTTCTGCATACTGTACTTATAGCATCAGCTAATTTACCTCTAAAGCAGTTGTACTTGCCTCTATGACCAATAAAAACTTAACCCAATATTATCTAAAATGGCCTTCTAAAAGCAGCTGATATTAATCCTTATGATACAAGCTACTATATTATTTTTCCAATTGATAAACATTTAGATCCTTATATGCCTTAGCACagttaaatataagtaaaacaagCTAGACTAATCACACTTAATTTACACTAAAGTCAACTAAATTAGTTAACACCAATCCATAAATTCAAAGATGTATTTAAACACTTGtctacaaaaatttattcacCCCCTACGTAATTATGCAAATCACTTCAATAGTTGTGCAAATAAACTTGGtgctaactaaaaataaacttggcattatctaaaaaattattcaacccCATGTCATTCTTGTCCTCATGTCACTCTTGCCCCATGTCATTTTTGTCCCCATGTCAATATATAAGCATTacttcaaaatatttgaaagaaaagaaaaagaacaacttttattaattttgtacattgtttatatgtcgtgtatttatgtaattaaaaaatgttaaatgtatttatttttttgcatttttctctgTCAATTTAgttgttgttaatttttatataccatatattaactttttctatgaaaattttttttctctaactcTATCACTCTGACCTtatgtcattaaaatttttgttttctcttacatttttttctcactcatcttatctcatttcatctcttttttttattatttttcttcgCCTTActcctttaatatttttgttctcATTTTTGTTCCTATtacgtcttttttttattacttgtattgatgtagtattttttctttattacttccttgtcctaatatttttttattttatttgtttattttaataaggtGTCACTTCATTGACTAGTTTTTTAACCATATGAGCGACACCGAacctaacttttttaaattataactaaatttgtaatttttgattttatggttgaataaatgggtaaaaaaaatatataatatattagaactttttgtaattaatcaatattaatttcaaaaaagtttatttgagaAATTATAATGAAGtattaacaataacaacaataataaatctcttaccaattttatcaaaatatttttttctaactcaaattttatgagaaaaagtaaaaatttaagatttttaaggagatttttaagggagtttttaaaataatgaaaagaaatcttgaaaaaaactgttcaaaatagcaaatcaaattaatcaacaacaaaaagcaattCTAAGGGCtgaaatagaaaatagaattaaatCAACAAACAAATAAGAAATCTTAAGGTCAaactattttgatgttttataaaagCCTATTGCCTCATACttgttgtaaataattttgttgaaaatgatgTTGTAAATGGGGTTCTAGAAGTTGAGAATTTTTTTGATGTCCTACAAACTTTTCTGGCTCACTTTTAACTGTTGGGACATGCAACAGTAAACCAACAGTGGCATTGGCACAATTAAGAGTCGGCACAATGACTTTTTATGCAATGTTTTTTACTTGACTGTGATGCACTAGcaagcaattaaaaatttttatgacatGATTGCTGTGTTTTTATGACATGATTGCTGAATGCAAAAAATTCTGcacatttaactaaaaataagtaacaaattttagtttaatacaaattttcatcTAATAGCATACAGCTTATTTACATTCTGTAAAGTTGTTTGAGGCTCTATTGATGCAGGGAGGCAAGAAGGGAGGTAAGGACCCCTACCCTTAGTGGCTGATGTGTTCTGTGTTCAAgcgtttattttttactgtggATTTGTCATGTGATAAAATCaatcattatataataataacatgaagatgggagagagtccCAAAGTGTTGAAGTgctggaaaaaaaactagatgaataaaagttttttatttatcataaaacattaatgcttatgcaagtaaccactattaAAGTGGGAATTACTAGAAAACATAAAGAGTAGAGTGAAAGAGCAAAGAAACTATTGaaagaagacttgaaaagttgtatgAGTCAGAAAAATATGAAGATTGGAGAGGGTTCTAGTGGGGGGAGTTAAAGTggggggaaaaaaactagacgaaataaagtttttagagcatgcaggtaaagatacagtaaaaggatgagactttgctgaatgacaagtcaagcaagaataagt
This Hydra vulgaris chromosome 04, alternate assembly HydraT2T_AEP DNA region includes the following protein-coding sequences:
- the LOC136078912 gene encoding uncharacterized protein LOC136078912, which produces MPINRIPFDGEIKQTLIDFFPPHIKLFLSSKFSIEDKVISRELMSCLLAFCSSHVPNRNIKNRILLRKIFFAKLKSTCISLYPSYSHIWDFLFKKLPNNYRQRQFSKCHSLKVKRFPHFSVVNSSINNRDQAVNPILSESVVDKEQLLQDVVNEFNKKKPSLSTLSVLNRHLFNNKTYSVFPKRVTYAPGLMLEKAIRLYPIFKDSSLKIQKMLVWISPDSQTHTESLMLLQKSLISKKTTDKLFMKVDCDSIHEYLRVPSLYGPQVIYNKTEYGVRSHRGVEMDVHPLISRCEMVVVLMAVYYLLDLTYPSCFGQLLGCLQDICGFGQLALLSKKCIFLLQSFYSNMKYF